A stretch of DNA from Perca fluviatilis chromosome 15, GENO_Pfluv_1.0, whole genome shotgun sequence:
AGTCCAGTtaaatcgataattattattaatcataTTAATTGCACAGCCATTCTCTGTATGTAGCTTGGCCCCAACACGATGTGTAAAGTGCAAGCTTCCCCCATTACATCATGATCACTAGATGGCACTATGTCTCTCTCCAGCAACCAATCAGTTAAGGTTTGACTTTTATGGAGAACATTTACACTGGCACTATTAAAAGCTGACACTTCTTTCCAGTAATCTCTCTACACCTATAACCTATATTTGGAATGATCAACAAATACTGCTGTGAATTTGTTTTGAGCAACCAATTGCAGCTTTGCTAATGCCCAATTTAATTTTTTACcgttatttttttgtataggtTGACCACCAGTGTGTGGTCCAAAGCGGTTCCAACAATTtacaacaaatataaaaaaaaaaaaagggtcatgAGGTGATCAGCAAAAGATATAATCAAAAATGTTCTACAAGACAGTTTTTCCTGTAATTTGCTATTTTTTGTGAATTACTGGCTACCCCTTATGGCCTAAGAACAAtccaatttaacaatttaaggAATAATCACCTAATTTTACTTAACTAAAAATGGTCACAAGCAGTTATTGCTTGTTATTAAAGAGGACGTGTTTGTCTGCTCCATTTAAAAATTAGCCCATTACTGAATTGATAAAGTAGTTTGATGACCAATGAAATGTCATGGTCATAAATAATCACACATGTAAATGTAATTGCCTGTAATTTGCAGCACATTATTAAATACAAGACCctcttaaataaatatataggaatttaaatgttttaatataacaagttcaatttaaacaataaaatagATCATCAAATTCACTCCATGCTCAAAAATTAACAGAATAAGAACACCTCAAAGAGGCTGGCGACAGAGTGCATGCGGTAGAAGATTCCAAAAGGAAGTCCGATATTCACAATGGTCGCCCACATTGTGAATGTGTAGAATTGTATCTCGATGGGATGATCAAACTGGGGACGAGCACCGAAGGCAGGCATGATCCACAGCTGAGTGTAATAAGCAGGACACATTAACAGGAAAACATACTGATTATTGGTTTGTTGCAATAATAGTTAAagaaaataagcataaaaacaacttacaataATGTTACCAAGCAGCAAAAAGGCACAGACTTCCTTCAGTACTCTTCTTTTCCAACATGGCTTATCACAGCTTGACGTCAGGAAGTACCTGGACTTACGGCTCTTCGGGACAACGCTCATGTCATGTTCCTGGAAGGCGTGAGCGTTTGTGTGCAGAGCTGCTTCCTGCATCACGTGGAAGGGCTCCCGATGGAGGCCTTCGATGATGAAGTAGTTCTGCAGGCCGAGCTGGAGCACCATCAGCACGGCCCAGGATAGGTTGAGGCCGTTCAGATACCCTTTGGCTCCGGTTGCCACCACAGCCACAATCGAGAAATAGCTGATGATGAACTGGCCCAGTGAGGCTCCCACCAGCAGCCCCACATCCAGGCTGCGAGTGGGGTTTTTCTCCGATACGTGTTCCCTGTGGTCCAGCCTGTAGATGATACAGCCAATCACAGTGGAGAGGCACATCAGGCTCACTATCACTATATTCATAATAAAATGAATCCGCAGAGCTTGGTTTCTCTTCTTGTCCTCCGTTAGTATGTCCACCTCGTACACTATGAATGTTACAACTCCTGCCACCACCAGGAGTATTCCTGTTACAGGTCCCAAACACACATCCTTTGGACGGAATTTAACACTGTGGTGGCTGTGATCGGCCACAACCCGACCAACATTTTTCCACATGACGTAGGTCATAGCCGAAGCAAAGAGGCTGTATTCTATGTGGAAGGGGTACAGGTAGTAGGAGGCTTCTTTGAAGGTGTCACACACCGAGTGGCTGCAAGTACACTTGTCATAGCTGGCTGAAATGGAAAGTTGTgagtttttttctcctcttaaCGAATCCATGCATGAATCTGATTAGAGTTGAAAACAAACCATGCCTAAATACCTTTGTAGATCTTCTGTGAGACAGTGAAATTTAGATCAGGTATCTTAGTCTGGTGAACTGATTCCTCAGTAACTGCTGTCATCCACACCACCAGGTTAGTTGAAAGCGTTAGAGTAAGCCCACACCTGGAAAAGTGAAAATGTGAGTGTCCtccaagattaaaaaaaagtaactttCCAGTGagtaaaaacaataatttactGCGTTAAATTTGTGTGTAGCTCCACACAGTCCTTTGCATGAATCCACAGGAAGTATGTCTAAAACAGACATGTTTTGTAAAGGTTTTGTTAAGTTTTTAAAACGCATCCAAAGTTATGACTGATATGGTCTTGCAATGCAGTAAGCttgatgtttttaaaatgcaacaacctggacaaacagaaacagagCTTGTACGACAGGGAAGGCAACTTTAACCctcgtattatgttgaaaaaaaatgacattgatgatgttacgggtcaaaatgacccgtaCAGTGTAAATCCACtcaaaactaactttttttcctcatcacaaacattttttcccccaaaactgtttttaccaattatttagtgaaaatatttccggtatacacttgcatattccatgcatagtagctagatttggcatcctaggatgcccatattttgatgccatacttggcaggcttgttgggcatgtactgtcagaagggacagcgccccctgaatggaacaaggtgttcatctacagtgacATGTGGACCAGTATTGTACAAGACAGGTAAAATTTTGACCCATTCATCCCATACATCTATGATCTCAgctagtttgtctctttcactcgACCAGCTCTGGTGTTGCGGAACACCCAAGCTTTCGTATGAATTGACTCCAAAGACATTGTTGCTAGAAATATTGGCCTTCCACTCTCATCATTCCACAGACTGACAATTGCTTCTCCCTTTGACTTGTACACTCTAGCTAAtactattcaattttattttatttatagtatcaaatcataacaagagttatcttgagacactttacagatagagtaggtctagaccacactctataaattccaaaaccccaacaattacagtaattcccccaagagcaagcattatcagtggctgttgcgacagtggcgaggaaaaactctcttttaggaagaaacctcggcagactcttggtaggcggtgtctgacagggccggttgggggtgtgatgaacagtggcaaataatagtcacattagagataatggaacagtgacctCGAGGTAgtcatggaagttcatgtcatagcagggcacatcgtgtcgtactgagtagtgcagtctcctataccggatcctgactactctgtgcgtatgaacatcacagcagggtgttgcgggatgtaacgtggcgctgcagagcatgggtggatgctgcGGACGCAGCAGGTCTAGGATTTCAATTTATGCATCTGATCCAGTGGCttccatttcttttgaaatacacaCCTCCCCTGCAAGTTGCTCATGTCCACTATGATCCTATCTATTGGTTGGGATATGAAGAGATGAAATGGTGATTGAATATCATCAACTAGTGCGGCAGAAAATCTTGTGGGGCTTGGAGTCATCTTGATGACAGTCTGCCTTGGCGTCAGTGTTTTGATGTTGACCATTTTATGTTAGCATCTTTAGCTGTCCATGTTGAGGATGATTGCTGCCCATTGTTTTCAGCTAATGTATACTACACCAGACTGGTCCCCTGAATCCTCTTCATCATAGGAAAATTCACAATCCGGATCGTCAatagcatcacacacacacacacacacacacacacacacaaacacccccacacacacacacacacacacacacacacacctaaatgggtgttgaaagtctccgggtcaaaatgacccgcaacatcatctttgtatacaaactctgaacagacattccaccacacatcagtgtgtccagattttatgaacaagttcatgaccctaaatgaggaaatgtcatacaatttcatgaagaaaaagataggttaaccagtattttggtcaacacaaaaacgcaaatgggtcaaattgacccttaACATAATACGAGGGTTAACAGCAGAATCACAGTGAAGGTAGCCCACATAAGTGACAATCCTGAAGATGTCGATGAGGAAACTGAGAAACCCAAACAACAGAAGTCCAGCTGAAAtataaacattttaagtgattaAGCCTTGAAATGACACTTATTTAAAACAGAGACCCAGAAATGACTCACCTCGGAGCCACACAGGCCCCGCGTGGCTATCCTTGAACAAAACTGCTTGATCCTTTCGAGAGGTGAAGACTGCGTAAAACAGCATCCACAACatagtgaggaggaggagaatgatGAGGAAGATTTGCCTGTGCTCAGCAGTAATGGCCACGATGTTGAAAGCACTGCCGCTGACTAGAGCGCAGCCCAGGATCAGGATGTTGATGCAGATGATGCCAGACAGGAGCCATCCACCACTACGGTGGGCCCTCACCACCGCCTCCACATGGCGAACGCTCGCTCTCACACTGGGAGCATGAGGAGGGCTGGGCAAATGTTGGATGTTGTTCATCTGTGCTGCCGTCTCAATGTTGGATGGATGGGCCTCAATAACATCATTTGGTGTTTTCTACAAAAACGATACAAGTCATGaagtgcttaaaaaaataaacttgctgttTAGGTTAGCAGCTGCAAAAAAACTACAACTTTGAGCCCATACTGCATATTGTAAGCCTAGATAAGGGCCTTAAAAACTCaagtatttttactttaaagatTACCTTCCAGACATGATTTAAGAGTAAGCATACATGCATTTGATGTTTTTCTATGAATATCCAAAACATGTTATTTTAAAAGCTTAACTAATGGACACAAGAAGTCTTACTTCACTGAAAAGGTACATTGTCTATGTCAAGGTTTCACAAACCAGTTCAATAATAAACATAAAGGCAAAGTGAATTAACACCTCTgacagtttcaacaaaaacatcttCCTAAATGTAGAATTTGTGGCAGGTCTGTTGTATTGAATTGCATTAAATTGTGTTGGCGTACCAAGTGGCCAGGAGCTGAATCTTGAAGTACTGTAAGGACTGTTTTTGACAGTGTATTTGAAGTAATAAAAGCCCTACAGTAGTGAACGGTATCGATGCATAGTTGTGTGTAACACTAAAATCCTctcgaataaaaaataaataaaatcactacAAATTTAGGTCTACCTAGAGAGAAGTTTGTTGCAGGTCAGGAGCATCTGTTGAGCAACAGTTCTCATCTTGTGACTGTACGTCACAAAACAAGTCAGAGGCAGGTCTAAAGGATGCTTGGACCTGTTTATATCATGACAAAGATAAACTGCGTACGATGATTGCAGAAAATACACCTagagaaaacagaaaataagtGGACCAGCGTTCCTTTCTCTGGAGGTCAGATTTCACAGAAAGATGGGCACCGCACAAGGTGCAGTCAATTAAGAACACAGGTGTAATTAGTTTCAGCTGATtagttacttaaaaaaaaaaaaatgtattcatttattgaGAGCATTTGCTCAGTTACAAACAACACATAAAagtgcatatacacacaactgcaaaataaatacataagcaACTCATATGCCAGGGAGTCTGCAAAGTGCAGCAAAGCCAATCAACAAGCAGTCCAATTCATAGCATCATTACAGTTAGAAGAGTTCCAATATCATTCAGTCACGTGATGTCACAAGTGTTGAATACATCTGCACAGTCTTCAGAGCTTTACATTTCTTTGAATATCTTCTAGAGTCCAAAAGCTGATTAGTTACTCGCTTCTCGCATCGCACCCACAGTGACGCTCAGACAATTATCAATGGAAGTTCTGATCGCCACTTCTCAAGCAATTCCCGTTTGCCCatgcattttattgttattccaTGTaaacaacataggcctacttctCTCTTATAGCGTGCTACTGTGGCGCAGGTGAGACACTGCCTCAGGGGAGATTCAGGTTCAATAAGGGTGTGTATGTTTTGATTTTGTTATATGCATAATCCTGGTACCTGTACCAGAAAGCAGAATTACTGCTTCATAAAACCCTGCTCCTGCTGACACGAGACATTTCAAAAAGCCAATACAAAGTTTACAAAAACAAAGCTGTTTGCTTCCTAACTATATGATGGTGTTAAGCAACAGTAAAAGAAGCACATTTATTAAAATCCTGAAACACCAACACATTAATAAAATCATTTAACACCAACAAAATTAATAAGCCTTAGCATATACATGATAAAGTGGCTCATGCTGTCATGGTTGTTAAATTTCACATTGAATTCAGTTttatatgcaacttaatttgattttaaattaatttgaatATGTTAAAAGCAAAATTCTTACACTTGCTTCCTTGAAAGGCATCTACATGTCACTGTACAAAACTTAAATAATAGTTTGAGATTTTAAACAGTAGTTTAATAGCATTTCTGATGTATTACTCGGTGAAAACCTCAGCAATTTTTGGAGGCAGTCTGCAACGCTAACTGAATGGCAAATGGAGCTCAGATGACCGTCCAGAAGTTGTCCTTTTAGAAAATAATTTCCCTGCAAATTTAAAGAATTGGTGAATGCCTGATAATTGACAGTATCCTGCAGATTTATTATTTGAAGAAATAGAAAATAAGGAGAAAAGATAGGAGAATGCCCACATCTGAATAACCACTGGACTCTAGAAAATGTGTGCACAATATTCTGAtgattttcaaacaaaacaaaaaaaaagaggaaaaacatgAAGCAGGTCTGTTACTGAAAATGTAAATCTTTTACAGGTCACCTGCTTGAGCAGGTTGATGTGGTTCAGAGCTCATCAACTATACTGGTAAGCTGTGTGCGATCATGTGTTAGTCACAAGGTTGGAAACAAAGGTCACCTAATGTTCTCTCAGTTTGTCACAAACATTCAGGATGCTGAAATCACCAGACATgcttctcttcttctgtctTGTCGGGGCAGCGGGTGCCCTGCACAAACAGTGGATTCCTGACACCAACTATGAGAATAAGACCAACTGGGATAAAGAAAATGTTCCATGTGGCAACGACATAGTTCAGTTTCCAGCCCAGAGAAAAGTGTCTGTGTTCGTGGAGACCACGCATGCTGTGCAGGAGATGAAGCTGCCAGTTGATGGAGAGTTCATCCTGAATTCAGGAGCTGGATTTTATGTTGTGAGAGGACAAGATTCGGGCTGCGGAGCGGGTGTCACAACTCAATTCAAAGATTCCGAGTCTCTCCAGTGGTTTAACCCAGCTCTGTGGCAGGCAGCTGCAACTCAGGATGACCTGCAGCGCGGGAATTTCTTATTCTCAGTCCACGAGGAGAGTGTCCCTTGCCAGTATGATGATGTGGTTTTTAAAGCCCGCTCCTCTTTCAGGGTGGACACCAGCTCCAGTCAGCCTAGCATTCCTGTCAAATCTGTGTCTGTGCTGGGGAAGAAGTTTGATAGCGGATCTGAGTTTTCCCATTATCTCAGCTCACGTTCAGGCCAGCTGCAGTTTCAAGGATCCTCTGCCTTCTCTATTGGAAACCAAGAGTGTGGGGATCCTTCTGGCTGTGACTGTGGGAATTCTGTGAACCATCAGCAGATCTGTAACAGTGTAACATGTGCCTCTCTGGGCTGTAAGAAGCCTCTTCTCCCTGTGGGACACTGCTGTGATGTTTGTGGTGCCATTGTTACCGTCCAATACGCCGCTGGGTTCAACCTGCAAACTTACAGGCAACGAATTCATCACCTATTTCTAGTCCTGCCACAATACAATTCCATTCAGTTGGGCATGTCTAAAGTCTTCAAGTCACAGCGGCTGATGGGGGTCATCCCTTCTGGTACCTCACCTGAAATCCAGGTGCTTATCGTGGATGGAGAGAAGGGAACACTGTCA
This window harbors:
- the LOC120575176 gene encoding proton channel OTOP2-like, which produces MRTVAQQMLLTCNKLLSRKTPNDVIEAHPSNIETAAQMNNIQHLPSPPHAPSVRASVRHVEAVVRAHRSGGWLLSGIICINILILGCALVSGSAFNIVAITAEHRQIFLIILLLLTMLWMLFYAVFTSRKDQAVLFKDSHAGPVWLRAGLLLFGFLSFLIDIFRIVTYVGYLHCDSAVNPRIMVKVAFPVVQALFLFVQTYFLWIHAKDCVELHTNLTQCGLTLTLSTNLVVWMTAVTEESVHQTKIPDLNFTVSQKIYKASYDKCTCSHSVCDTFKEASYYLYPFHIEYSLFASAMTYVMWKNVGRVVADHSHHSVKFRPKDVCLGPVTGILLVVAGVVTFIVYEVDILTEDKKRNQALRIHFIMNIVIVSLMCLSTVIGCIIYRLDHREHVSEKNPTRSLDVGLLVGASLGQFIISYFSIVAVVATGAKGYLNGLNLSWAVLMVLQLGLQNYFIIEGLHREPFHVMQEAALHTNAHAFQEHDMSVVPKSRKSRYFLTSSCDKPCWKRRVLKEVCAFLLLGNIILWIMPAFGARPQFDHPIEIQFYTFTMWATIVNIGLPFGIFYRMHSVASLFEVFLFC
- the amn gene encoding LOW QUALITY PROTEIN: protein amnionless (The sequence of the model RefSeq protein was modified relative to this genomic sequence to represent the inferred CDS: substituted 2 bases at 2 genomic stop codons); translated protein: MANGAQMTVQKSVTENVNLLQVTCLSRLMWFRAHQLYWXAVCDHVLVTRLETKVTXCSLSLSQTFRMLKSPDMLLFFCLVGAAGALHKQWIPDTNYENKTNWDKENVPCGNDIVQFPAQRKVSVFVETTHAVQEMKLPVDGEFILNSGAGFYVVRGQDSGCGAGVTTQFKDSESLQWFNPALWQAAATQDDLQRGNFLFSVHEESVPCQYDDVVFKARSSFRVDTSSSQPSIPVKSVSVLGKKFDSGSEFSHYLSSRSGQLQFQGSSAFSIGNQECGDPSGCDCGNSVNHQQICNSVTCASLGCKKPLLPVGHCCDVCGAIVTVQYAAGFNLQTYRQRIHHLFLVLPQYNSIQLGMSKVFKSQRLMGVIPSGTSPEIQVLIVDGEKGTLSEVLARDIVKDAHSHGPTLGITGAEFQASSGSSSDQTGGSAGMVAGVVFGVLIVITLIIIIVVLIRKGVIQLPSSLPSLSSFVKSSDVTDLGGPLDHGFDNPIFDQPNMMPDIPGVYATETNNSISMTQTGVHFVNPVYDENETDFS